From Vicia villosa cultivar HV-30 ecotype Madison, WI unplaced genomic scaffold, Vvil1.0 ctg.000048F_1_1, whole genome shotgun sequence:
ACCAAAATTTTGTATAGATTTTACTTTGATAAACATTTTAGTTTTCTAAACTCATAATTGGATATCTTAAAATTAATGAGATTGAAAGAAAATAAACTAAATGAATTGGAGAAAATGATATAGagtgaaataaatattttattgaaatgaaatgaaaaataattgaaagaaataaagaatttgttatatcatttgaatattttagaacataataaaataaaatttaaatttttttattccatttaatttaaaagggaaaaaatttaatattaaataattgaataaactGAAATCAATATCACTctattatactattatttatttaatattaattaattaaaatgataaaatataatttcaTTTTGTGCAACACTACTTAATTTCATATTATTTCacctttcaaaagaccaaatcttCTCATTTTTTGTTTCAAGagaaacattaaaacattaaaagTAATTGCAAAATAATTTTGTCAATCTTAAACAAAAATGTATGAATTTTATAAGAGACACAATTACGATATAAAATAATGTCATATAATGAACTTTGCACATCATGctgaattttattaatattttaaaacaatttaatgTGTGTTGGTTTTACGAAGACGAGAATTGATTTTAAgtgaattaattttaaattatattctaCAATTGTAATTGCGACCGCAATATTATAAATATGATAGTCTCCACAATTGCATTGGACTGCAATTACGACTGCAATATTATAAATATGATAATCTCCACAATCACATTGGACTGCAATTGCGATGTGATTGAATATCACACATCTAACCGTATTATAAACCACatcacacaattttatttatgttttttcaaatatttttatcaaatctcAAAGTTTCAGAACCCCAGATATTAGAAGAATAACTTTTAacattaaacattttttttatcattgtcTTTGAAACACTTGTCAATAAAAATTCAAGCCACAAAGACCGCAATACGCAACGCATAAACAACAATGTTCACTTCGCAACATCCGCAACCACAATTGCAATTTAAAACCATCATTTTGATTAAACTTAAGTTGCATGTAAATTGATTTATATTtggatataattatttaaatgtgaATTAAACAACAAATTTCAGTATAAAAATCACGTTTAAACTTAAAAACTATAAATTTTAACTTCAAATAAACTCAATTCTAAAACatgaatcaattttattttagaaaaaccaAATACATTAAGTGCATGTTTAGTTTGACTTTTGAAAATGTCAAAAGTAATTttagaggtgtagaattgattctgggtgattttaagatgtttggttagataaaagtagaattgattatgtGTATGTTGGATTTGGCTTTTGGAAATTACAAAAGTAATTCTAgagatgtagaattgattctgagtgattttaagatgtttggttaagcaaaagtagaattgattgtttccagaattgattctaatttaagatagaatttgtagcttttgtctctagaatttgtagcttttggTCAGAATTGATTCTGAGAGaatgagtttggtagaattgattttaacataattgagtttaaaagaattgatttatgtttgaatacgATGATATAAAAGTGATTGTtatcaattaatgttgtttggatagttttaacaaaattgattttgaattatataaatacCAAAATGGTAATGAATTCTAGtataaatcaaaaagaaatgaagTAATTGATAAAACTTAAAGAGGGTAAAGTAGGAAAATTTAAAAAagttgtaataaataatatataataaatgtagaattgattctactaaacTAAAAAGTTAGGAATTGTAGCTTctactagaattgcttttggaggaggagaattgattttgaaaaagtatccaaacaagaaaaaaaatcaattatcacGTTAAAGTGGATTAGAAGTGCTTTTGGGGTTTGTAGAAGTCAATCCAAACATGCAcgtaatttattattcaactcactttttcataaatgtattcaaacatgaatcaattctgctaaactcaattttgataaaattaattCTATCAAACACAATTTTGCTAGAATCAATTCCATCCGGCGTCAATCCAAACACACTTTATgtcttcaaaatttaaaatttatagctTCTGCCTCTAAAATTGATTCTCGATAATTTTTATACTTTAATTTATTGTTCAGCTCAATTTTACATAAATatttccaaacataaatcaattctattaaacttaattttgataaaatcaaTTTTACCAAACTCAATATGGCTAGACTCAATTGTGTACACCTCCGATCTAAAcacaataaaattattcaaaatcaaattctacaattttaattataaaaagtgGATTTCAATcagtaaataattaaatttttttccttacattAGCGATGACATGTCCattaaattgataaaataaaatatttgagtgTCAATTTCCATTTCCATTTCGAGGGATGAATGACACAAAGAAAGGCACACATGACACACACAAAACAACACTCTCTCTGATTCCTTCTACTTTCCATTTTCTTCTATTCTATTTCTCTCTCATTATTTTCTCTCTCTCCCCTTTCTCTCTCCCATTACCTGTTTTCTCCAAATATCCATGATTGCATCTCACCGGAAAACCATTCCTCTGCCGCTGCCGATTCTCAAACTCCTATAACTCAAAAACTCACGTATGAATCCCACCATGGGAAGCCTCAATAACAACAGTATCGATACTGTCAACGCTGCCGCCACCGCTATCGTCACCGCCGAATCCAGAGTACAACCCACCACCACACCGGTTCGTCTCTTTCCAAATATCTACTTGTTTCAGTTTTCCATACTTTGTTTACCGAGGTTAACAACGTgcaaaaatatagaaaattatgGGATCTCGTGTTCTGTGTATTATGAAAGTTACTTTTTTGacataatcacttttttttttcttttctatgtttattttatttttaatatcttaaaCAAACTGTTTGGATTTGTTTTACAaaaagtgtgaaaaagaagaaaattatgaaTTTGGATCTTGAGTGTACCTTTTTCCTGTCATATATTCTATAATTAGTGAAAGGCTATGAATCTATGATTGTAATTTACAAGTGAATAAATAGTAGCAACCATgaattattattgtaattatttaaaataaattgaattttttttgatgatttttatgggtttaattatatattaatagtgTTGAATTTAACAATTGGCTTTTTAATATGCAGTATTTTGTTGTGATGTGGTTTAAATTTCATGATTATACTATAGTTAATTAAGAAAGTGGATATTTTGGAGAAGATTTTGAGCTAAAACTTTGATGCATAATGGTTcaatgaattttatttgattgtcTTGATGATAATTTTAGAGCATTGTGTTCTGATTTCTAAGATTTGTGGTTATAATCACTGATTCATATGCTTCCTAGTTCAATAAACTGCAATTTATCAATGTTACAGatctttgatttgattttaatgatGTATGTTTTGCAATCTATCAATGGTTTCGTGCAAATAAGCAGCTTCGATCCTGTTTCGGCTTTTGCCTCACAATTGATTTTTTGTTAATTGCAGAAAAAACGATGGGGGAGCTGCTTTAGCCTGCCTTCTTGCTTTGGATCTCAAAAACCCAGCAAGCGGATTGGCCATGCTGTTCTTGTTCCTGAACCTGTTGCACCGACGGTTCCGGTTGCCAATGCTGCACCGAATCCTTCAACTACTATTGTAATGCCTTTCATTGCTCCTCCTTCGTCTCCAGCATCGTTTCTCCAATCTGATCCTCCGTCTTCTACTCACTCACCGGCGGCTGGATTGCTTTCACTCAGTTCTCTCTCTGTCAACGCTTACTCTACTAGCGGCCCTGCAACGATTTTCACTATAGGGCCGTATGCCTATGAGACACAGTTGGTTTCACCTCCGGTATTTTCAAACTTCACGACTGAGCCATCAACAGCTTCTTTTACTCCACCACCTGAATCTGTACAGATGACAACACCGTCGTCTCCCGAGGTTCCATTTGCTCAATTGTTAGCGTCTTCTCTGGACCGAGCTCGTAAAAGTAACGGAACACACAAGTTTGCATTGTACAATTATGAGTTTCAGCCTTATCAGCAATATCCGGGAAGCCCTGGTGCTCAACTCGTATCACCTGGATCAGTTATTTCAACATCTGGCACCTCTACCCCTTTACCTGATAGACGTTCATCTCTTGAATTCAATAGAGGGGAAGCACCGAAGATGTTAGGTTTTGAATATTTCTCCAATCGAAGATGGGGTTCAAGAATGGGATCAGGATCATTGACACCAGATGGTGCAGGTCAAGGTTCAAGACTAGGTTCTGGTTCTTTGACTCCTGACGGTGTTTCACATGCATCACGATTAGGTTCCGGGTGCACGACACCTGATGGTTTAGGCAAAGACTCTAGGTTAGGTTCCGGTTCTTTGACTCCAGATGGTGCCGGCCCAACCACTCGAGACAGCATCCACGTACAGAACCAGATTCCTGAGGGTGTTTCTGTTGCAAACTCAGAGCACGGACCTCAAAGTAATGCAACAATAGTTGATCACCGAGTTTCATTTGAGTTAACCGGCGAAGATGTTGCACGTTGTCTTGCCAATAAAACGGGAGCATTACTTCGAAACATGTCTAGTTCTTCACAGGGTATACTGGCCAAAGACCCTATCGACAGAGAAAAGATACTAAAAGAAACCAATAGTTGTTGCGATGCATGTTCGGGGAGAACAATAGGAGGAGAACAATGCTGCTGTCAAAAGCGTAACTCTGTTAGTTCTAGTTCTTCCAAGGAATTCAATTTCGACAATAGAAAAGGTGATGCTTCGGGTACATCAACCAACGGCTCTACATGGTGGACTAACAAGAAAGTTGATGGAAAGGAAGGTAGATCGGTTAATAGTTGGGCGTTCTTCCCAATGTTACAACCCGATATCAGCTAAGGATTTAGTTTATTGCAAATTTGCAACATGACATAACCTCTATggtttcatttttctgcagaatatTTTGCATATAATGCATAACTAGACATTATTTGGAATGGTATATGGATAAAAATAGTCTCTTCTTAGGACTGAAGGATGGTAGAATGCAAGGGGAGTATAGTTTGTAGGTAGGGACATATATAATGGATTTCAAATTCTATGGAACAATTACTCCttgcatttcatttcatcttCTTAAGTATATACAGAAATAGAAAAGTACAGGTATTTCTTGTTGTGTATTTTTTGTTCCATTTCATGTgcaataatgaaaaaaaatatttgtttt
This genomic window contains:
- the LOC131623035 gene encoding uncharacterized protein LOC131623035; this encodes MNPTMGSLNNNSIDTVNAAATAIVTAESRVQPTTTPKKRWGSCFSLPSCFGSQKPSKRIGHAVLVPEPVAPTVPVANAAPNPSTTIVMPFIAPPSSPASFLQSDPPSSTHSPAAGLLSLSSLSVNAYSTSGPATIFTIGPYAYETQLVSPPVFSNFTTEPSTASFTPPPESVQMTTPSSPEVPFAQLLASSLDRARKSNGTHKFALYNYEFQPYQQYPGSPGAQLVSPGSVISTSGTSTPLPDRRSSLEFNRGEAPKMLGFEYFSNRRWGSRMGSGSLTPDGAGQGSRLGSGSLTPDGVSHASRLGSGCTTPDGLGKDSRLGSGSLTPDGAGPTTRDSIHVQNQIPEGVSVANSEHGPQSNATIVDHRVSFELTGEDVARCLANKTGALLRNMSSSSQGILAKDPIDREKILKETNSCCDACSGRTIGGEQCCCQKRNSVSSSSSKEFNFDNRKGDASGTSTNGSTWWTNKKVDGKEGRSVNSWAFFPMLQPDIS